Proteins from a single region of Micrococcales bacterium:
- a CDS encoding serine/threonine protein kinase yields the protein MSTADGLSNAPVISGFEPVKLLGRGGFAEVFLYQQASPRRQVALKVLLTRDVGSEAIQRLAQEADLMAELSTHPHIATVYTSGLTDDGRPYLAMEYCPHPSLNVGLRTTSRKIDEVLKIGVEIAGAVETAHQAGVLHRDIKPANILMTLYGHPVLTDFGIAVSMRQATEQAEGLSVPWSPPEAFTTPPTAGLHSDVWGLAATIYSLLAGRAPFEVTGGENSASAQMHRIEHEPLPPIGRADCPASLGRVLEVAMAKQPAQRYPTVLALGRALQRVQAELGIDPTQMVIQEDPQPDRPPEQDEAGLTRLRRPRLVDQEEAPGQTGPTMTYDLPSAATEAFDETLLTPTRPSTLRNQPYQYEGSLLVGPHGTNPPPLSSAGTASAAAGGPGGPSGAPGQAKPSKKLRTGMVFSSSVVLIAAAVGLVWALALRGGPEPVDYVAEERTPAVVEEPSTPTPTPAPTPTARTTPTPTVPPLQVGTCLTVSPGELLTDRPDNWKTMTADCGSTAAAVRIVGVDSECPDNTGCLSFAAGTSTYQFNSFPVEGVCAPGFGFGADGEGSAWLQAWSPCGDYRRPPGVDSPESMQQAASLWGVSVGELWPAKWRIDKFVNDPDYCDPGQLYWSGIIFDGRQYSVCCTQQ from the coding sequence GTGTCTACCGCAGACGGCCTGTCTAACGCCCCTGTGATCTCCGGTTTTGAGCCGGTTAAGTTGCTCGGTCGCGGCGGCTTCGCTGAGGTGTTTTTGTACCAGCAAGCCAGTCCTCGCCGCCAGGTCGCCTTGAAAGTCCTGCTGACCAGGGATGTTGGTTCTGAAGCGATCCAGCGGTTGGCTCAAGAAGCCGATTTGATGGCAGAACTGTCAACCCATCCACACATCGCCACGGTCTACACCAGTGGCCTGACCGATGACGGCCGGCCCTACCTGGCCATGGAGTACTGTCCCCATCCGTCTTTGAACGTTGGATTACGTACCACCTCCCGCAAGATCGATGAGGTCCTAAAGATCGGGGTCGAGATCGCAGGTGCGGTTGAGACCGCTCACCAAGCCGGCGTTCTGCATCGGGATATCAAACCGGCCAACATCCTGATGACACTCTATGGCCACCCTGTGTTGACCGATTTTGGGATCGCGGTATCGATGCGCCAGGCCACCGAACAGGCGGAGGGCTTGTCGGTGCCGTGGTCGCCGCCAGAAGCTTTCACCACTCCGCCCACGGCTGGGTTGCACAGTGATGTCTGGGGTTTGGCGGCCACCATCTATTCGCTTCTGGCTGGGCGGGCTCCCTTCGAAGTCACCGGGGGCGAAAACAGCGCCTCCGCCCAAATGCATCGCATTGAGCATGAGCCCCTGCCCCCGATAGGTCGGGCTGATTGTCCAGCCAGCTTGGGACGTGTACTGGAAGTGGCGATGGCGAAACAGCCAGCTCAGCGCTACCCCACAGTCTTGGCTTTGGGGCGAGCCCTGCAAAGGGTCCAGGCCGAACTGGGGATCGACCCAACCCAGATGGTGATCCAAGAGGATCCACAACCGGACCGGCCACCCGAACAGGACGAGGCCGGTTTGACTCGCCTTCGTCGCCCGCGGCTGGTCGATCAAGAAGAGGCGCCTGGACAAACTGGGCCGACCATGACGTATGATCTGCCATCGGCCGCGACCGAAGCCTTTGACGAGACCTTACTGACGCCAACCAGACCGTCGACTCTGAGGAACCAGCCCTACCAGTACGAAGGCTCGCTCCTGGTGGGACCGCATGGGACAAATCCGCCGCCGCTAAGCTCCGCCGGCACCGCCTCAGCCGCAGCCGGCGGCCCGGGTGGACCCTCGGGTGCGCCAGGCCAGGCCAAACCGTCGAAGAAGCTGAGGACCGGGATGGTTTTTTCTAGCTCGGTGGTGCTGATTGCCGCTGCGGTTGGCTTGGTTTGGGCACTAGCCCTGAGGGGCGGTCCCGAACCGGTTGACTACGTGGCCGAGGAGCGGACTCCGGCAGTCGTTGAAGAACCCTCGACGCCGACTCCCACCCCAGCGCCGACGCCAACCGCCAGGACCACACCGACTCCTACGGTACCGCCGCTGCAGGTCGGCACCTGTTTGACCGTATCGCCTGGCGAGCTCCTGACGGACCGGCCTGATAACTGGAAAACCATGACAGCTGACTGTGGCAGCACCGCTGCGGCGGTCAGAATTGTAGGCGTCGACAGTGAGTGCCCTGACAACACGGGCTGTCTGTCATTTGCCGCCGGAACCAGCACATACCAATTCAATTCGTTTCCCGTGGAGGGTGTTTGTGCCCCTGGATTTGGATTTGGCGCCGATGGCGAGGGGTCAGCCTGGCTGCAAGCCTGGTCTCCCTGTGGCGACTATCGAAGACCTCCTGGGGTCGATTCTCCCGAGAGTATGCAACAGGCCGCCAGTCTTTGGGGCGTCTCCGTTGGGGAACTGTGGCCGGCAAAGTGGCGCATCGATAAGTTTGTCAACGACCCAGACTACTGCGACCCAGGCCAGCTGTACTGGTCCGGCATCATCTTCGACGGCCGCCAATACTCCGTCTGCTGTACCCAGCAGTAG